GGCGCCGCTGGCTGGCCTCGGTGCCCGGCCTGCGCGAGCGCATCCTCGACGAGCCGCCTCCCCGGGTGCATGCCATCGAACATGCCCTGGACGACGGCACCTTCATCCAGCTGACCTGTGCCCCCACCGGCTACAACGGCGTGGCGGCGGTGCTGTGCTGCATCAGCGACGTGACCGACTTCAAGGTGGCCGAACAGTCGCTGCTGCAGGCCAAGCTGCTGTCGGACCAGGCCAACCACGAGAAGACCCTGTTCCTCAGCACCCTGAGCCACGAGATCCGCACGCCCATGTACGGCATCCTCGGCTCTCTGGAAATGCTCCGCACCACCGCCCTCAGCGCCCAGCAGGGCGACTACCTGGAAGCCACCCAGCAAGCATCCTCGGCGCTGATGCGAACCATCAACGACACCCTCGACATGTCACTGATCGAGTCCGGCCGCCTGAGCCTCACCAGCGCCCCCTTCTCCCCGGTGCGGCTGGTGGAAGAAGTGGCCTTCAGTTACTCGGCCCGGGCCCGCAGCAAGGGCCTGCGCCTGTACGTGACCCTGGACCCGAATGTCGCCGAGCGAGTGGTGGGCGACGGCGAACGCATTCGCCAGATCCTCAACAACCTGGTGAGCAACGCCATCAAGTTCACCGAGTCCGGCCATGTGGTGCTGCGCCTGCATGCCGAGGCGGGCCCGAGCCAGGCGCCCCGCCTGCGCTTTCAGGTGGTGGACAGCGGCCCGGGGATCGCCCCGGAGTTCCAGGCCAACCTGTTCGAACCCTATTACCGGGTGCCCAGCTGGCTGGGCCAGAAGGCGCCGGGCACCGGCCTGGGCCTGGCCATCTGCCAACGGCTGGCGACGATGATGCAGGGTCAGTTGAGCGCCATCAGCGAACCGGGCCTGGGCTCCAGCTTCAGCTTCAGCCTGGCCATGGAACCCTGCACCGCCGCCCCGGCGCCGGACCTGCCGCGCCTGGGGGTGACCCCGGTGTATGTGCGCGGGGATATCCAGGAAGTGAATCTCAACCTCTGCCACTGGTTGCGCCGCTGGGGCGCCCTGGCCATTCCCTATGTGGCCGAACGCGACCCGCCGACCCGCAAGGCGGTGCTGGTGGAAGCCTTTCTCGGCCCCTCGCGGCCAGTGGCCTGGAGCGGCCCGCGGGTGCTCATGCACGCCCCCGGCATGGGCCCGCCGCAGCGCCAGGCCGGCGACAGCTGGGTGGCCCGCACCTTCAGCCTCGACAGCCTGCGCAACGCCGTGGCCCAGGCCCAGTCCGGCATCGTTGCCGAACGGTGCTTCGCCTCCCCCGAAGCCCTGGCCCCGAGCCTGGACCTCAAGCTGCTGGCGGTGGACGACAGCCCCCTGTCGCTGCAGGTGATCTTTCAGCAGGGCCGCTACCTGGGCAACCGGATGGTGGCCTGCGCCAGCGCCGTCGATGCCTTGAAACGCACCGACCTGCTGTCCTTCGACGGCGTGCTGACCGACTTGCAGATGGAACACATGGACGGTCTGTCGTTTGCCCGCACCCTGCGCGAGCGGGGGTATTGCGGCCCCATCATCGGTATCACCGGTGAGCTCTCCCCGGCGCTGCGCAGCCACTGCGAGTCGGCCGGAATCCGTCATTTGCTGATCAAGCCGGTACCCCTGGACGCCTTGAGCGAGGTACTGCAATCCATCAAGAGGAAAGTCATTTGAGCATGCTCAAGCCCCTGCGAGTCCTGGTGCTGGACGACCATCCGATCCACTGCCTGCAGGCCCGGCACCTGTTGCAGGCGGCCGGGTTCGGCCGGGTGGACAGCGCCCTCGATGCGCGCCAGGCCCTGGCCATGCTGCACCGGCAGGTCTACGACCTGGTGCTGGTGGACCTGCACATGCCGGAAATGGATGGGGTGCAGTTCATCCATGCCCTGACCGGTGTCGACCAGGTGCCGATCCTGGCCATCGTCTCGTCCTGCTCGCGGCGGTTGATGAACAGCGTCAGCCTGATGGCCAAGGAGAAGGGCCTGGCGGTACTCGGCACCTTCCCCAAGCCCCTGGAAGCGATCCACGTCGAGCAGATCAGCGCCATCATCGGCAACAGCCAGGACCCGGTGCTGGCAGCCCGGCCCGAGCACGAGGCGGTGTTCGACCGCCAGGTCCTGGAGCGGGCCATCGAACGCCGCGAGCTCAAGGCCCGGTTCCAGCCCCGGCGCTCGCTGAGCACTGGCCGGATCGTCGGCGCGGAGGCCCTGGTGCGCTGGAACAGTCCGTCCTTCGGGCTGCTGATGCCGGACTCGTTCCTTGCCTCCATCAGCCGCTGCCAGCTGGACCATGCGCTGTTGCTGCTGATGCTCGACGACGCCCTCCAGGCGCAGCAGCACTGGCAACGCCTGGGCCACCGCCTCAGCGTATCGGTGAACCTGCCCACCGGACTGCTGGACGACCCCGGCCTGCCCGACCAGTTGCAGCAGATCACCCTCGCCTCGGGGCTGGCCACCAGCGATATCTGCTTCGAGCTGCTGGAAACCGAGCGGCCACTGTCCCCCGGGCAGTATCATATGGGCGCCAGCCGCCTGCGCCTCAAAGGCTTCGGCCTGGCACAGGACGACTTCGGCATGGGCTACAGTTCCATGTACAGCCTGATCTCCACGCCCTTTACCGAGATGAAGATC
The DNA window shown above is from Pseudomonas protegens CHA0 and carries:
- a CDS encoding ATP-binding protein, with the translated sequence MHTQAHFPAFTSHFYGSYIPVVLLRLFMFSLLSCILIIAGFVVHWSLNETLSNYRRQMNAAAFNAQQFFNQRESLLKAISSSAVRTSDERLSSTARNFLASNEQLRVMPFGSTPSRRWALVLTARDLVEVDSTHSQLLYLVPEQGLVSTLYEPAATGIGQPPSKAVDAPWLRQLDQRAVQDLLARHPEARTLWYWAGIDGNKQVYLLRPVDEHHASEGWLGLELTEIDLALDPLGLHQGKYLLYDADGALVLHSANWQVPGSLSRLQADEDSFGLHRLGGLPDYIVLNKSVGNAGWRLVYYAPVSQLLRDSRGPLYTTLLVTLLLFAVIFLGARYIRLRLVEPAVRHYSALADSVSLNRRFIEVAPVGLCLMRRDNGRLILCNESGRRWLASVPGLRERILDEPPPRVHAIEHALDDGTFIQLTCAPTGYNGVAAVLCCISDVTDFKVAEQSLLQAKLLSDQANHEKTLFLSTLSHEIRTPMYGILGSLEMLRTTALSAQQGDYLEATQQASSALMRTINDTLDMSLIESGRLSLTSAPFSPVRLVEEVAFSYSARARSKGLRLYVTLDPNVAERVVGDGERIRQILNNLVSNAIKFTESGHVVLRLHAEAGPSQAPRLRFQVVDSGPGIAPEFQANLFEPYYRVPSWLGQKAPGTGLGLAICQRLATMMQGQLSAISEPGLGSSFSFSLAMEPCTAAPAPDLPRLGVTPVYVRGDIQEVNLNLCHWLRRWGALAIPYVAERDPPTRKAVLVEAFLGPSRPVAWSGPRVLMHAPGMGPPQRQAGDSWVARTFSLDSLRNAVAQAQSGIVAERCFASPEALAPSLDLKLLAVDDSPLSLQVIFQQGRYLGNRMVACASAVDALKRTDLLSFDGVLTDLQMEHMDGLSFARTLRERGYCGPIIGITGELSPALRSHCESAGIRHLLIKPVPLDALSEVLQSIKRKVI
- a CDS encoding EAL domain-containing protein produces the protein MLKPLRVLVLDDHPIHCLQARHLLQAAGFGRVDSALDARQALAMLHRQVYDLVLVDLHMPEMDGVQFIHALTGVDQVPILAIVSSCSRRLMNSVSLMAKEKGLAVLGTFPKPLEAIHVEQISAIIGNSQDPVLAARPEHEAVFDRQVLERAIERRELKARFQPRRSLSTGRIVGAEALVRWNSPSFGLLMPDSFLASISRCQLDHALLLLMLDDALQAQQHWQRLGHRLSVSVNLPTGLLDDPGLPDQLQQITLASGLATSDICFELLETERPLSPGQYHMGASRLRLKGFGLAQDDFGMGYSSMYSLISTPFTEMKIDRHFVHGAAADDARAAALVAAVQLGRQLGLEVVAEGVESARDLEFLRQIGCDSAQGYLISAALELDAFTQLLGCTVTPPFSSPTRPASSLPCQTSRYAASRKTSDD